In Sebastes umbrosus isolate fSebUmb1 chromosome 7, fSebUmb1.pri, whole genome shotgun sequence, the sequence AACatccattatttttaaatcaagtaTATAACACACTGTATTAAAGCCAATGAGAAATGAGTGAAGTGAAATGAACATCTGCATATTAACTCTCTGTCTCAGCTCaaagctgctctcctctcctggtCCTCTGGTTCACAGCGactacaacaacacagagcatcaccagcagaacactGAGCACTGAGCATCTCACTATGTAGAAGGTGGAGGGAAACCCAGAGGGCTCTCTGTACTTTAGAAGAGTTTTGGTTGTTGACACACACTGAATATCTCGGTCAAAACCTGCACACCAATACTCTCCTGTGTCTTCCAGTGAGACATTAGAGATAACCAGAGATGATGGCTTATAAGGATCCCAGCTCACTCTGCTCATCATTTTCAGATCAGTTCCTGTATTAAAGATTCTTCCGTCTGTTTGGTTCGACTTGATGAACCAAACGTGTCCCTCACTCTCTCCCCAATCTCTGCATCTGAGAGTGATTTCTTCTCCCTCTGAGAAGAGCTCTACAGCAGGTGGGCCAAATTTGgggcacacaaacagaaaatacatttgCTGTCTTTTAGAGGTTTTACAGAAGTACCGACCTGTGTGATTTAACATTAACGATGAAAACACCAGCGAGTAGTTTTGGTCCACTTCTTGTTCCACTAAAGACATCTTGTAGTTGATTTGTCCTTCGTCAGCATTGAAGAAGTCTATAAGTTTCTTCCAATGTGGGGGCTCGTCATCAATGAAATCAGTGACATTGCACGGCAGCACAGCCGTCTCCTCCACTGAGCCGTAGATTATAGACCGGGGTGCCTGCCGTACAGGGTGACTGCTGACACACTGCTGTTGGTTCATCACCAGACAGGTGTACGTTGTGTAGATTATTGTTCTGAAGTCAGATACACGAAGATCTGATGTGTTTGTCACCACTTGGTATCTTCCTTTAACATTGTCCATCACTGATGTCGTATTGTCCCCAAAAACTCTTGTCCATATTTCTTGCTCAGATCTAGACTCACGCTTGAGCCACTGGATATCAGGATTGTCAGCTGCTCCCGGACATGGCAGGTCCACTGATTCTTCGGTACCCACTCCAATAGGTAATTCCTCATTTATTgaactacaaataataatactgatgtTTTTCTCAGATGTCACTTTGCCCTCGGTCCAACACTCCTCTTGGTACGTGCCGGAGTCTGAGTGGGTCAGGTTGTGGATCGTGTAATTAGAAATGCTGCCAACTGAAAGTCGTCCTTTCAGGTCTTTAGGTACTGTGGAGTTCTGggaccagaggtcagaggtgttCCACAGGACAATCTTCTCCTCACCAACAAATCTGGAGATCAGGCAGGAGGAGTTGGCCTCCTTGGGGAGCTCGGAGGTGTAAGAGTCCCTTTCCTTTTGGATGATGATGAGTTCCTCTGCATGAATCTTGTTGATGAGTGCAAACAGCAGGAAGGAGAGCTCTGCGACTGCAGCCATTTTGCTCGGACGTCTGCTTGTGAGTGTTGCGCAAACCCCGACACAACTCACCTCATAAGCTTCGTGTGAACCCTCATCAGCAGCATCTCATTTGTGATTGGATGAACATGACTTCTTTATCACTTCATCTCATCATCATTGGAAACTCTGAAGCAACAGGCTCTCTATCAACTAATCTATGTCCTTTGCGTGGAACTAAAGCCACTGAGGCTGTCGTGTCTTCAAACACTGATTATTGAGAGATATGGGGAAACCAGCAgcaagaggtgtgtgtgtgatgggagagagaagagcataaataaatataataaatatacaaaacgAGTAAATAATTGTATCCCCTTAACGTAATTAACCAGAAATATGGCTTGTTAGTTACGTTAAAAACCGTTAGCGAGTTACACGCTACCTTCCACTTGTTGCGTAGCAACCAGAATAACTCAGCTGAGCAGTCGGATATCAGTCTCCGTTGATCCGTTGGAGTAGCAGCTCTCTCGGTTAACAGCTTCATCATATGTAACGTTGACTTCCTCTAGAAACAGTTCATGACGGCCCCGTTAACTTAGTATTTTACCGCCGATAGCGGTGGCAGCCAACAGGCTCTGCGTTGTGTTTGATTGTAGACCAACGGACGGTTAACGGTTCACTCCAACGAACCACAGACAGCTCCGATGTCCATTCAACACATATTTATTTAGCTGACAAGCACTTCAGGACACACGTTCACCTGGGAGATACCAGCCCGGTCTctagattatatattatacatagaCTATACATTAATATTGAcacattaaaggtcccgtattgtaaaaagtgagattttcatgtcttttatattataaaacaggtttaaagggactgtttgtaactttttaagcgtataaatctaccgggtcggtttcccaggCGCGCTCTCACATATGCACGTTCGCTTGTGGCTTGGCTGTCCAgactccctgtggacacgtaccataagactccaacacaaactacacgaaagcaccaaaacctcttggttgtatctagtgaagcccgtcttgcaaaacagtgttagcggcggtcgtagtacgcgggggagaccgtagctttggtttcCAGGACCGGTGTCTCTGCTCCtatgcctgcctgccttcactcacacaccgcgctagttcttgctccacctctagacgtgcatgcgcgctcactccacactgcagaagagttagtttagctctgagaatatctagtgaatgtacagtggacgtttgtgcagaaataactgctgcagctcctccagaccaacagaggttttccgtgacttgtgaagtgacggggctccgcagcgagttacgttatcatctccgactgGGTGCCCGAGGGAGACACCGGCGGCGggcggagacgataacgtttcttttcctctttcagccccggaggctgaggcaggaaaaaccaacactaggatcagcagtgattcatggagagaccttcgtctggtcagctaacattactgccaagcagctgaaatatagagtgatattgtggttttagctgacgtgtgtcgcctcactgttttgagagaTGCTCGTTCAtctctatttagagcgagcaagcgcgagcccaacgctgactttcgttgacttaacggccacaggtgttgctgttaacaagcatttctgaaagttacaaacagtccctttaagtgctatataaatactgttaaactatcaaaacgctcaatatacagagaaatacatacagcccgtattcagaaatgttgtgtttgaaacaagccgtttgtgATGTTACAAATCtaaatatttagacccttgacacgattttaaacgtaaacattctaaatgtgtcccagtttatttcctggttgcagtgtgtgtgaataacatcagctgacaggaagtaaacatggcccaagctgttgcctagcaacgcaattctgttgcaattacatcgaaatgcactaaaacggagcatttcagacagagagggtaaatacaggtatattcaggcagacagtacgaggaaaataaatgtttttttgaacattacagcatgtaaacatgttctagtaaaaacacaaaatacaagtatgaacctgaaaacgagcataatatgggacctttaaagtttacacaaacaaacacacacctctggCAGACACAAGCCCGGTCCGATTCGTTCCCTCAGTGATGAGCTTTTATAGCTCCATCGCTACCATGGATACCATAGTatcatattctaaatataaaataactgaataaaaatacgaaaataacacaaatatgtaAACCTAATGATTATCAAATAAAGGTAACATTactaaaaaatatgaatagtAACAAGAGTAACAATTTATTAAAGCTGAAATTATGTATCTGATGTAACACGCAAGAGGCGTATGTTACAcatgtccaactggtaagaggttccagggtagacccagaacacgctggagaggtTAAATgtctcgtctggcctgggaacccCTCGGGGTccaccaggaagagctggaaaacgttgctggggagaggaacgtctttttagttttttataaaatatataaaatattatatatatattgtatatatagttatgtttgtttgtttttctttgttttgttgtggatACATGTGATTATAGGGATCAGTGCTTTGAGCTGCACGCTGACCCATAGGAGGGGACTGGTCTGTTTTGTGATATCATTTTTaacaccttttttcttttctttttcttttcttttctgactTTGCCCTCGGTCCAACACTCCTCTTGGTACGTGTCGGAGTCTGAGTGGGTCAGGTTGTGGATcatgcaataataaatattctcCCAGCTGCCAGCTGAAAGTCGTCCTTTCAGGTCTTTAGGTACTGTGGAGTTCTGggaccagaggtcagaggtgttCCACAGGACAATCTTCTCCTCACCAACAAATCTGGAGATCAGGCAGGAGGAGTTGGCCTCCTTGGGGAGCTCGGAGGTGTAAGAGTCCCTTTCCTTTTGGATGATGATGAGTTCCTCTGCATGAATGTTGTTGATGAGCGCAAACAGCAGGAAGGAGAGCTCTGCGACTGCAGCCATTCTGCTCGGAGGTGTGCTTGTGAGTGTTGCGCAAACACCGACACAACTCCCCTCATAAGCTCTGTGTCAACCCTCATCAGCAGCATCTCATTTGTGATTGGATGAACATGACTTCTTTATCACTTCATCTCATCATCATTGGAAACTCTGAAGCAACAGGCTCTCTATCAACTAATCTATGTCCTTTGTACGGAACTAAAGCCACTGAGGCTGTCGTGTCTTCAAACACTGATTATTGAGAGATATGGGGAAACCACCAgcaagaggtgtgtgtgtgatgggagagagaagagcataaataaatataataaatattttaaaaatctaaaagtGGGGTAGTAAAGACTCCGACTTTAGAGTGAATCTCTTTAGGTTTTCGTATTAAATGCCAAGTCTCAagttaatttaaatgaaaaatttcCACCTCCCTCGTTTCCTGTAACAaccaacatgacaacatgaccTCCGCTCCGCTTCCCTGTTGGGGTTCATTTCACAATAAcgacccgctcgctgtacattattccttacATATCTGTTTGATTGTATAATCTGTAGgtttgtgaatttatttttgttttggttaatTGACCTCTGAACAATTCCAATGTAAGTGACAGAGGACCAAATCCACTGTCTTTGTTCTGTGCAAAAATACATCCAAAGTTCAACTGTTAAGTTGTTAAGTTGATATGATGCATCAACAGTCTGAGATATCAAGTTGGTATTTATTAAGTTAGATATTTTTTAGTATTAATAAGTTCCGTCTTTGCACTTCCACAGATAGTGTTTCCTGTCTTAGCCTTGGCAGAGAGATACTAACACAAAGTGTGAAATTGGTACTAAAAAGactggaataaataaataaattgacttggaataaacactttatttgtccAACTCAAACTGCTAAAGCTTCGTATTAGCTTCATATGAAAGTTAATTTCTGTTGCGAAATATGTCTAACCTTTTGACGTGTTATCTTTAGTTAGTTCACcacacagggaggaggaggagggtgatcTAACAGATAGAGTTGAGGTTGAATAAGTCCGTAAACAAGCTGCATTCTGTTACACCATGGCCACTAAGAATTATCCTCTAGTCTCATTAACTGGCAGGTTTGTAGTATTTTCTTGTAATGTGTGAACAGACACGTCTGACACATGTTTGTTTGTACTTATTTAATCAATAAAACAATAGTGGAGCTTTCAGTTTTTGTCATacacagtgagtgtgtgttaaccttttatacagtctatggtgttaACCAGTAGACAACACTAAGAGTCtccagccatgctagcagctctgtgaggctgtacttaggcactGTGATGCTCTGAGCTAAATACTAACACCAGCATGCTCACATTAGCACTAACAcagagtacagctgaggctgatgggaatgtctttAGAGCTGTGGCAGAGAGATACTAACACAAAGAGGCAATTTGGTACTAAAAAGactggaataaataaataaattaagttgGAATACCCACTTGATTTGTCTAACTCAAACTACTAAAGCCTCATTTTAGCTTCAGATTAACTTTAGAGTTAATTTTTGTATGAAACAAGGTCGATGATTTGTGTCCTCCATCACTTTCATTGAAATGACTTTAAGAGGGGATATTTTGGCAGCCAGTATGGAGGTGAGGAACAATTACAACGACCACCAGTGACACTTTAAATGTacaaacactaaacactgcTCCAGTCACCCTGccacctggacacacacaaacacacattcaggaGTTTTTACCAAAACTGCAGCCACTGTTCATTTGTTCACAACTCCTAAACAAACAAGTTGAACGTGCTCTGAAATTCTTGGTAGATGGAGATTAATGTTTTATGTTCACTAAGTTCAAACAGCTGTGAAATGTAATAAGAGGACATGAGACTACTATTAATAATATCATAGTCATTCTGTACAGGTTTTTGCTTATGAAGTGTGTTCACTTTGAAAAAGCCACAAAGTTGTCAGTATGCTTAGGCTGCTACATTTGGTTTCCTGTTAGTGCACTGATAGCGTGCTGACGTCTGGGGCAATCTTTGATACTGTGGTCTCTCGAATAGCATGAGAAGCACAGGCGGTCAcgaacacagtgtgtttttgtgctgtgACCTCTGCTGTCACAGACATGACAGATGTTGCGGGGCCTGGGGTACTACAGTGGAGAGTTTAAGAGAGGACTGGGTCTGTTGCTCTGAGCCTGTTGATCATGGAGGAGCTTGGAGAGCATGTCTATCAAGTGAGACAGTGATGTGGCATCAGGTCTTCTAGATAGAGCAGGGCTGTCCAAAGTGGGGccctgagaatatctagtggatgtacagtggacgtttgtgcagaaataaatgctgcagctcctccagaccaacagaggttttccgtgtcttgtgaagtgacggggctccgcagcgagttacgttattgtctctgaccgggtgccagagggagacaccggctgcgggcggagacgataacgtttcttttcctgtttcagccccggaggctgaggcaggaaaagccaacactaggatcagcagtgattcatggagagaccttcgtctggtcagctaacattactgccaagcagctgaaatatagagtgatattgtgcttttagctgacgtgtgtcgcctcactgttttgagcgatgctggttcatgtctatttagagcgagcaagcgcgagcccgacgctgactttcgttgacttaacggccacaggtgttgctgttaacaagcattactgaaagttacaaatagtccctttaagtgctatataaatactgttaaactatcaaaacgctcaatatatggagaaatacacacagcccgttttcagaaattttgtgtttgaaacaagccgttaggatttctgcccatttgtgatgtcacaaatctaaaTATTTAGACTCTTGACacgattttaaacgtaaacattctaaatgtgtcccagtttatttcctggttgcagtgtgtgtgagtggcatcagctgacaggaagtaaacatggcccaagctgttgcctagcaacgcaattctgttgcaattccatcgaaatgcactaaaacggagcgtttcagacagagagggtaaatacaggtatattcaggcagacagtacgaggaaaataaatgtttttttgaacattacagcatgtaaacatgttctagtaaaaacacaaaatacaagtatgaacctgaaaacgagcataatatgggacctttaaagtttacacaaacaaacacacacctctggCAGACACAAGCCCGGTCCGACTCGTTCCCTCAGTGATGAGCTTTTATAGCTCCATCGCTACCATGGATACCATAGTatcatattctaaatataaaataactgaataaaaatacgaaaataacacaaatatgtaAACCTAATGATTatcaaataaaggtaaaattactaaaaaatatgaatagtAACAAGAGTAACAATTTATTAAAGCTGAAATTATGTATCTAATGTAACACGCAAGAGGCGTATGTTAcacacgtccaactggtaagaggttccagggtagacccagaacacgctggagaggtTAAATgtctcgtctggcctgggaacgcctcggggtccaccaggaagagctggaaaacgttgctggggagaggaacgtctttttagttttttataaaatatataaaatattatatatatattgtatatatagttatgtttgtttgtttttctttgttttgttgtggatACATGTGATTATAGGGATCAGTGCTTTGAGCTGCACCCTGACCCATAGGAGGGGACTGGTCTGTTTTGTGATATCATCTTTaacaccttttttcttttctttttcttttcttttctgactTTGCTCTCGGTCCAACACTCCTCTTGGTACGTGCCGGAGTCTGAGTGGGTCAGGTTGTGGATCGTGTAATTAGAAATGCTGCCAACTGAAAGTCGTCCTTTCAAGTCTTTAGGTACTGTGGAGTTCTGggaccagaggtcagaggtgttCCACAGGACAATCTTCTCCTCACCAACAAATCTGGAGATCAGGCAGGAGGAGTTGGCCTCCTTGGGGAGCTCGGAGGTGTAAGAGTCCCTTTCCTTTTGGATGATGATGAGTTCCTCTGCATGAATGTTGTTGATGAGCGCAAACAGCAGGAAGGAGAGCTCTGCGACTGCAGCCATTTTGCTCGGACGTCTGCTTGTGAGTGTTGCGCAAACACCGACACAACTCCCCTCATAAACTCTGTGTCAACCCTCATCAGCAGCATCTCATTTGTGGTTGGATGAACATGACTTCTTTATCACTTTATCTCATCATCATTGGAAACTCTGAAGCAACAGGCTCTCTATCAACTAATCTATGTCCTTTGGACATAACTAAAGCCACTGAGGCTGTCGTGTCTTCAAACACTGATTATTGAGAGATATGGGGAAACCACCAgcaagaggtgtgtgtgtgatgggagagagaagagcataaataaatataataaatatacaaaacgAGTAAATAATTGTATCCCCTTAACGTAATTATCCAGAAATATGGCTTGTTAGTTACGTTAAAAACCGTTAGCGAGTTACACGCTACCTTCCACTTGTTGCGTAGCAACCAGAATAACTCAGCTGAGCAGTCGGATATCAGTCTCCGTTGATCCGTTGGAGTAGCAGCTCTCTCGGTTAACAGCTTCATCATATGTAACGTTGACTTCCTCTAGAAACAGTTCATGACGGCCCCGTTAACTTAGTATTTTACTGCTGATAGCGGTGGCAGCCAACAGGCTCTGCGTTGTGTTTGATTGTAGACCAACTGACGGTTAACGgttcaaaatattatatatattgtatacagacgtaggcaaagttgttggtacccttccgttaaagagagaaaaacccacaatggtcactgaaatatcttgaaactgacaaaagtaataataaataaaaattcactgaaaattaactaatgaaaatcagacattgcttttgaattgtggttcaacagaatcattttaaaaaacaaactaatgaaactgacctggacaaaaaatgatggtacccctagaaaagatgtaaaataatgtgaccatagggacatgttaaactaaggtgtgtcctgtaaatagcatcacaggtatcttcaaacttgtaatcagtcagtctgcctatttaaagggtgaaaagtagtcactgtgctgtttggtgtcatggtgtgtaccacactgaacatggaccacagaaagctaaggagagagttgtctcaggagatcagaaagaacattatagaccttcatgttaaaggtaaaggctataagaccatctccaagcagcctgatgttcctgtgactacagctgcacatattattcagaagtttaaggtccatgggactgtagcctacctccctggacgtggccgcaagaggaaaattgatgacatattgaagagacggataatacgaatggtaaccaaagagcccagaacaacttccaaagagattagaggtgaactccaaggtcaaggtacatcagtgtcagatcgcaccatccgtcactgtttgagccaaagtggaattaatggaagacaaccgaggaggacaccaaatcataaaaaagcgagactggaattttccaaaatgcatattgacaagccacaaagcttctgggagaatgtcctttggacagatgagacaaaactggagctttttggcaagtcacatcagctctatgttcacagatgaagagatgaagcatccaaagaaaagaacactgtacctaatgtgaaacatggaggaggctcggttatgttatggggctgctttgctgcatctggcacagggtgtcttgaatctgtgcagggtacaatgaaatctgaagactatcaaggcattatGGAGCGAAATGAGCGAAATGTGCTACaccttttttcttgttaacaTTTCAGTAATTAATCTGTTATCATTGCTTTCACCtgagctgtttttatttcacttattttgtatcttgttattgtactgatgttttattttaaatcaaatgatTATGTGATTTGTTTTCAATCATATGTGAAGGAATTTGAGTTGCCTTGCCAGGGGAATACCCTGCTAGCCTGCTGGCCTGCTGCCCGGCGACCCATCCCAGATAAGAGGAATAaaactgatggatggatgttagtGATCAGAGGATTTAAGCCTGTTCTCCTCTTGCTCCTACAGTTAAAGTATGTTGGCCTACGTTGTGCTTTTGGATCCTGACCAATtggatattaaaggtcccatatcgtgctcattttcaggttcatacttgtattttgtgtttctaatagaacatgtttacatgctgtaatgttcaaaaaacacattattttcctcgtacactctgcctgaatataccggTATTCaacctctctgtctgaaacgctccgttttagtgcatttctaTGGAATTGAAACAGAATTgagttgctaagcaacagtttgggtccatgtttacttcctgtcagccgaTGTTATTtacacactgtacactgtaacaggaaataaactggtacccatttagaatgtttacgtttaaaatcgtgtaatgatctaaatattgtatatttgtgacatcacaaatggacagaaatcctaacggcttgtttatAAAGcccaatttctgaatacaggctgtgtgcatttctccgtatattgagcgttttgatagtttaacggtatttataaagcacttaaacctgctttataatataaaagacatggaaatcttactttttacaaaatgggacctttaatgttgacTGTTGTTGTGGCAAATAGAAAACTTGTTGGGTCTAGTTGCGTCTAGTTAGGGTGAGATGAATATCTTTAACTACTCAAACACAACATCTGTCTTTGTTGACAACTGCTGACATTGCAGAATATCCATATCTGTACCCCTCGCGGTCTGCTCCCCCGCCTTTACATGCTCGCAGTCTTCACCTGGCAACGGTTGTCATGCAGTTGATATCATCAGATGTGGTACTTTGACACAGACACATGGGGGCGGTGTCTaactctcacagacacacagagactcgGAGAGAGAGGCTGAATAGGCCTACTTCTCCAGGCATTTATCCTCCTTACACAATATCATTACCGTTTGACAGCAGTCACTCTTAGTTATATATTTCATTATGTTTTGGACAACACGTCCCATAACATGACTGTTgagataaaataaaagtttgggAGCTATAATCCAGTTGACTGATATCCTCTACTCTTTCCTCTACTGAATCTGCACCTGGCCTGAATATTAGGATTGTTaatgtgtgcacacactttCCTGTAACCTTTATTTAGTGCAATTAGAAAACTGTATTTCTTATAGCCTACACATGTGTCctgtatacaaataaatataaaaaaaacagcatggagTAATACTGAGTAATGAAATATAGTAACAGATAAAAATGATATTTGTCTATGGAAGCAAATAAGAGACATAAGTATTTGAATTTTAACTGAattcattaaatatttaactttgaACAGTAAAAACTGGGAACCAAGTTCTATCGTTTATTTGAAACCTTTATTATAGAGAcaattgattattgattgattatagACCAAGGtataataacaattatataacactgacaacaatacaatatataacaattaTAAATGCATAAAAGGCAACTCAAATTCCTTCACATATGATTGGAAATCACATAatcatttgatttaaaataaaccaTCACTACAATAACAAGATacaaaataagtgaaataaaaacagctcaGGTGAAAGCAATGATAACAGATTAAttactgaaatgttaaaaagaaaaaaggtgttAAAAATGATATCACAAAACAGACCAGTCCCCTCCTATGGGTCAGGGTGCAGCTCAAAGCACTGATCCCTATAATCACATGTATCCACAACGAaaccaagaaaaacaaacaaacataactatatatacaatatatacataatattttatatattttataaaaaactaaGGGGACATCTGCACCCGGTCATGATCATGATCAATGGTTGACTTCTAATCTTCAAAacctttttaaagatatttcctattattattattattattattattattattattattattattattattattattatcatgggGTATTCATATCTTTAGGTATTAATCTTATTTCCCATGTTTTATGTGatatgttgtactttttaactacattgttattgttatttcacttagcaataataattaataataataatatcacataCACAGAGTTTATGTAGTTTCTTGTTTGTTGTTTCTGtaatctctctttgtctctctctttttcttttttatgttccagttcaaatgttttatttggctGAATGTCtaacattcattatttttaaatcaagtaTATAACACACTGTATTAAAGCCAATGAGAAATGAGTGAAGTGAAATGAACATCTGCATATTAACTCTCTGTCTCAGCTCaaagctgctctcctctcctggtCCTCTGGTTCACAGCGactacaacaacacagagcatcaccagcagaacactGAGCACTGAGCATCTCACTATGTAGAAGGTGGAGGGAAACCCAGAGGGCTCTCTGTACTTTAGAAGAGTTTTGGTTGTTGACACACACTGACGATCTCGGTCAATA encodes:
- the LOC119491648 gene encoding uncharacterized protein LOC119491648, which translates into the protein MAAVAELSFLLFALINKIHAEELIIIQKERDSYTSELPKEANSSCLISRFVGEEKIVLWNTSDLWSQNSTVPKDLKGRLSVGSISNYTIHNLTHSDSGTYQEECWTEGKVTSEKNISIIICSSINEELPIGVGTEESVDLPCPGAADNPDIQWLKRESRSEQEIWTRVFGDNTTSVMDNVKGRYQVVTNTSDLRVSDFRTIIYTTYTCLVMNQQQCVSSHPVRQAPRSIIYGSVEETAVLPCNVTDFIDDEPPHWKKLIDFFNADEGQINYKMSLVEQEVDQNYSLVFSSLMLNHTGRYFCKTSKRQQMYFLFVCPKFGPPAVELFSEGEEITLRCRDWGESEGHVWFIKSNQTDGRIFNTGTDLKMMSRVSWDPYKPSSLVISNVSLEDTGEYWCAGFDRDIQCVSTTKTLLKYREPSGFPSTFYIVRCSVLSVLLVMLCVVVVAVNQRTRRGEQL